From a single Papaver somniferum cultivar HN1 unplaced genomic scaffold, ASM357369v1 unplaced-scaffold_133, whole genome shotgun sequence genomic region:
- the LOC113333573 gene encoding membrane protein PM19L-like has product MATVGRNLAGPLLFLNLVLYICVVGFGSWCLNKQINGMTNYPGFGGNGATFFFLIFAMLAGVVGVASKLAGGSHIRAWRNDSLAAAGSSSLVAWAITALAFGLACKEIGVGGHRGWRLRVLEGLIIVLFFTQLFYLLLLHAGVFSSKYGPGYRDTDYGVGAGAAGDPAQKGGVASRV; this is encoded by the exons ATGGCTACTGTTGGAAGAAATTTAGCAGGCCCTTTGCTGTTCTTGAACTTggttctgtatatttgtgttgtGGGGTTTGGCAGTTGGTGCCTTAACAAGCAAATCAATGGCATGACTAATTACCCTG GGTTTGGAGGGAACGGAGcaacatttttcttcttaatattTGCAATGTTGGCTGGGGTAGTGGGAGTAGCATCAAAATTGGCAGGAGGAAGTCATATTAGGGCATGGAGAAATGACAGTTTAGCTGCCGCTGGTTCTTCTTCCCTTGTTGCATGGGCTATTACAGCTCTTGCTTTTGGTTTAGCCTGCAAGGAAATTGGTGTTGGTGGTCACAGAGGTTGGAGGCTTAGGGTTTTGGAAGGGCTCATTATCGTTCTCTTCTTCACCCAACTGTTCTATCTTTTGCTCCTTCATGCCGGTGTTTTTAGCAGCAAATACGGTCCGGGATATCGTGACACTGATTATGGTGTTGGAGCCGGAGCAGCTGGTGACCCTGCTCAGAAGGGCGGTGTTGCTTCCAGAGTTTAG